From Malassezia restricta chromosome VIII, complete sequence, the proteins below share one genomic window:
- a CDS encoding unfolded protein response protein Orm1, translated as MSTKPFGSLEPPTVREEKEAKAKDASEGGTEPGARRRQHRRSNSFIMVKHVRETPDEVVDQSVAPNVNAEWVNMKGAWVIHVVLITLAKLIINEVPGISDAVKWSIVNLGYMLVSYCIFHYVKGAPQDLNSGAYDELTLWEQIDQGYQYTPAKKYLTSLPIAMFLLSTHYSHYNPWLFSLNLAGLLLVLFPKLPILHRLRFLIFPPAPASRSISGTATPVHS; from the exons ATGAGTACCAAACCATTCGGGTCTCTGGAGCCGCCGACTGTGAGAGAGGAGAAGGAGGCCAAGGCTAAAGATGCTTCAGAGGGTGGCACAGAaccaggcgcgcgacggcgccagCACCGCCGGAGCAATAGCTTCATCATGGTGAAGCATGTGCGTGAAACGCCAGACGAGGTCGTGGATCAGTCCGTGGCGCCGAATGTAAATGCGGAATGGGTGAATATGAAAG GCGCATGGGTTATTCATGTCGTGCTGATCACGCTGGCCAAGTTGATCATCAACGAAGTGCCGGGTATCTCGGACGCGGTGAAATGGTCCATTGTCAACTTGGGATACATGCTTGTATCGTATTGCATTTTCCATTATGTCAAGGGTGCCCCGCAGGACCTCAATAGTGGCGCGTACGATGAACTAACACTGTGGGAGCAGATTGATCAGGGATACCAATACACACCAGCCAAAAAGTACTTGACGAGTCTTCCGATTGCCATGTTCTTGTTGTCCACACATTACTCACACTACAATCCATGGCTCTTCTCGCTAAATTTGGCCGGTCTGTTGCTTGTTCTGTTCCCGAAACTTCCTATCTTGCATCGTCTGCGATTCCTCATCTTCccacctgcgccggcgtcaCGCTCCATCTCCGGCACAGCCACGCCTGTGCATTCCTAG
- a CDS encoding pre-rRNA-processing protein TSR1: MSFSHRPTLQQKNKPFKSGHATKGARKRAAKGNVAPDPTASRGPKTPVLRTSGSAEGSRKNRRNEARQVSQQKRAALVESTRIFGTGLRGENRGGTGRHSKAGAPRICAILSLTPDVNEWDVVRALERDGEALGVRPMAGKSADEAMAQRVPICELDATRFRQAVQFLPMPYGALLPAMDACRCADFVILLLSAETSIEPGSWGELCLRSLQAHGMPQILAVVPSLGIRSDSKKKKNEEQSVRKSLLSFVQYFCPDTNKVHVLDEAASRSVLVRTLVTTAPKRVAWRDFRAWCVSEQASYVPEDDGYGTLKVQGWIRGAPLSANRLVHIPDYGDFMVDQITYAPPGVDMDTVPEETMQAQSDDVLVPGAVLQRRQDDEADDLVSENEPDALANEQTWPTEEEMAEGEARMAEDDLPPALPGTTPREIQKHSAGKKYQAAWIIESDDDDDEEEEEEEEEDDAMEDDDEEVQTEEEEQSQEDDASVSGAENEDADEDEEIRAIEAYREQRRKEQHTAREEAAEAEFPDEVDTPMDVPARQRYARYRGLESMYTSYWDPYEDLPEDYARLFQFDDFSKTRKRVESHALLDGVAPGIRVCIWIRHVPRDAAARAVYAETNPKKREVLPFVLFGLLRHEHKKSVVNFTITRNTEYDAPVRSKDPLVVCLGFRRYHARPVYSQHLRRVGRDGNQVYKFERFLPHGTGAAVGSVYAPVTFGGANVPVVLLRMRSEGQEFGYDDDGVSAEQTPHLVGAGSVLDIAPTRIITKRIILSGHPYKVHKKTATIRFMFFNADDVRYFAPITLRTKYGRTGHISESLGTHGYYKAHFDGPLSQMDTVLMSLYKRVYPRWSTLFRGSRDQLPLVEP; this comes from the exons ATGTCCTTTAGCCATAGGCCGACGCTCCAGCAAAAGAACAAACCATTCAAGTCGGGGCATGCGACCAAGGGCGCACGTAAGCGTGCGGCCAAGGGCAACGTCGCGCCGGATCCTACCGCATCGCGCGGCCCCAAAACGCCTGTTTTGCGCACGTCTGGCAGTGCCGAAGGCTCTCGCAAGAATCGCCGGAacgaggcgcggcaggtgTCACAGCAGAAGCGTGCCGCCCTTGTGGAAAGCACGCGCATATTTGGAACGGGACTTCGCGGAGAGAACCGTGGCGGAACGGGCCGGCACAGCAAGGCAGGTGCACCGCGGATCTGTGCGATTCTGTCCCTGACGCCCGATGTGAACGAATGGGACGTGGTGCgcgccctcgagcgcgatgGCGAGGCCTTGGGTGTGCGTCCAATGGCAGGTAAGAGTGCAGACGAAGCTatggcgcagcgcgtgccgatATGCGAGCTGGACGCGACACGGTTCCGTCAGGCCGTGCAGTTCTTGCCCATGCCGTATGGTGCGCTCTTACCTGCCATGGACGCCTGTCGCTGCGCCGACTTTGTGATCCTTTTGCTATCCGCAGAAACCTCGATTGAGCCTGGGTCATGGGGCGAGCTAtgcctgcgctcgctcCAAGCGCATGGTATGCCCCAGATCCTGGCCGTTGTGCCGTCTCTTGGCATCCGATCCGACtcgaagaagaaaaagaatGAAGAGCAAAGTGTGCGAAAGAGTCTACTGAGCTTTGTGCAGTACTTTTGCCCTGACACGAACAAAGTCcacgtgctggacgaggcagcgaGTCGCAGTGTTCTGGTTCGCACCCTCGTCACCACAGCTCCCAAGCGCGTTGCATGGCGTGATTTCCGCGCATGGTGTGTTTCCGAGCAGGCCTCATACGTACCAGAAGATGATGGCTATGGCACGCTCAAGGTACAGGGTTGGATCCGCGGTGCGCCACTCAGTGCGAATCGGCTCGTGCATATTCCCGACTATGGCGACTTTATGGTGGATCAAATTACCTATGCGCCACCTGGCGTCGATATGGATACGGTGCCTGAAGAGACAATGCAGGCGCAGTCAGATGACGTGCTTGTCCCTGGCGCCGTGTTGCAGCGACGGCAAGACGATGAGGCCGATGACCTCGTGAGTGAGAATGAACCTGACGCGCTGGCCAACGAGCAGACATGGCCGACAGAGGAAGAGATGGCGGAAGGCGAGGCACGTATGGCAGAAGATGACCTGCCTCCCGCCCTCCCAGGCACGACGCCACGTGAGATTCAAAAGCATAGTGCAGGAAAAAAGTATCAGGCTGCGTGGATCATTGaaagcgacgacgacgacgacgaagaagaagaagaagaggaagaggaagaCGATGCCAtggaggacgatgacgaagaggTGCAGacggaggaagaagagcaaaGCCAGGAGGACGATGCATCTGTATCTGGCGCAGAAAACGAGGACGCTGATGAAGATGAAGAGATACGAGCGATCGAGGCCTATCGCGAGCAAAGACGTAAGGAGCAACATACGGCTCGGGAGGAAGCTGCTGAAGCCGAGTTTCCTGACGAAGTCGACACACCGATGGACGTGCCGGCTCGGCAACGTTACGCGCGCTATCGCGGGCTCGAGAGCATGTACACAAGCTACTGGGACCCGTATGAGGATCTGCCGGAAGACTATGCGCGTCTTTTCCAATTCGACGACTTTAGCAAAACACGCAAGCGTGTGGAAAGCCACGCACTCCTTGACGGTGTGGCGCCGGGTATCCGAGTCTGTATTTGGATCAGACACGTCCCGCGCGATGCggctgcgcgtgccgtgTACGCAGAGACCAATCCCAAAAAGCGCGAGGTGCTTCCCTTTGTGCTCTTCGGCCTGCTTCGTCACGAACACAAAAAGAGTGTCGTCAACTTCACCATCACGCGCAATACCGAGTACGATGCGCCAGTTCGATCCAAGGACCCTCTCGTCGTGTGTCTCGGCTTCCGGCGGTACCATGCTCGGCCCGTGTACTCGCAACACCTGCGCCGTGTAGGCCGCGATGGTAATCAAGTGTACAAATTTGAGCGGTTCCTGCCGCATGGCACAGGTGCGGCAGTCGGCAGTGTATATGCGCCTGTGACATTTGGCGGTGCGAATGTGCCGGTCGTGCTTTTACGCATGCGCTCTGAAGGCCAAGAGTTTGGTTACGATGACGATGGGGTCAGTGCCGAGCAGACACCACACCTTGTGGGTGCCGGTTCCGTCCTGGATATTGCTCCCACGCGCATTATCACGAAGCGCATCATCCTGTCAGGTCATCCATACAAGGTGCACAAGAAGACTGCCACGATTCGCTTTATGTTTTTCAATGcggacgatgtgcgctATTTTGCCCCTATCACGCTGCGGACCAAGTACGGCCGCACGGGACACATTTCGGAGAGCCTCGGCACACATGGCTACTATAAAG CGCATTTCGATGGACCGCTCTCGCAGATGGATACAGTGCTGATGAGCTTGTACAAGCGCGTATACCCGCGGTGGTCGACGCTCTTCCGAGGTAGCCGAGACCAATTGCCCCTGGTGGAGCCATAG